One Kangiella geojedonensis DNA segment encodes these proteins:
- a CDS encoding RrF2 family transcriptional regulator, producing the protein MHITRYTDYSLRVLIYLSLNTEKRSTIKDIADSYGISKNHLMKVVHNLNKCGYIETLRGKKGGMRLSKKPENINVGKLVLELEPDFNLVECFSHNGNCAITPVCELKSILGSALSEFIKKLSEYTLADVIVKGDEGKAAEILGLSLDNDSDGKVIPISNVG; encoded by the coding sequence ATGCATATTACTCGATATACGGATTACTCACTTCGTGTATTAATTTACCTTTCGTTGAATACTGAAAAACGTTCAACGATCAAAGATATTGCAGATAGTTACGGCATTTCTAAAAATCACTTAATGAAAGTTGTCCATAATCTCAATAAGTGCGGCTATATTGAAACATTGCGTGGTAAAAAAGGCGGGATGCGATTAAGTAAAAAACCAGAGAATATTAATGTCGGAAAATTGGTTTTAGAGTTAGAGCCTGACTTTAATCTTGTGGAATGTTTTTCTCACAATGGAAACTGCGCAATTACACCTGTCTGTGAATTAAAGTCTATTCTAGGCTCGGCGCTTAGCGAATTTATTAAGAAACTCAGTGAGTACACACTTGCCGATGTGATTGTTAAAGGTGATGAAGGGAAAGCTGCGGAAATCCTTGGCTTATCCCTCGATAACGATAGTGATGGTAAAGTGATACCTATTAGCAATGTTGGCTAA
- a CDS encoding HupE/UreJ family protein has product MRNLLLLGLLLLATFFATSLQAHEFSTANLTLKQYSQDVHVGYIAVSVSDLHHTLNLDSKNDGELTWQELNQSHSKVTDYLSDHLVFSSGDQACEPEWGFDIALMDSYGETLLKQPLTLQCPTPINVNYSALFDTTSDHKLLLNWQVETGQAQTIIDGPNQPWQLTSGTQSAWDTFLFYLYQGMIHIWIGLDHILFVLTLLLHFVNKPIKPLSNDAKPISPVKLKSMIWLITGFTIAHSITLTLTSLGWISIPSKWAEVGIAISVAYSALNVMTHWVKQLMLMTVAFGLLHGLGFAGALTELGLSKSHQLTSIIGFNLGVEIGQVAIILAAIPFLWLLNKKEKVRKISVPLISVAILALGLMWVWQRV; this is encoded by the coding sequence ATGCGCAACCTACTACTTTTAGGATTACTGTTACTTGCAACGTTTTTTGCAACGTCATTACAAGCTCATGAATTCAGCACAGCAAACCTGACTCTTAAGCAGTATTCACAAGATGTACACGTGGGTTACATTGCTGTTTCTGTTAGCGACTTACATCACACGTTAAACCTAGATAGTAAAAATGATGGGGAACTCACGTGGCAAGAACTTAATCAAAGCCATTCAAAAGTGACCGACTACTTAAGTGACCATTTAGTATTTTCATCAGGTGATCAAGCCTGCGAGCCTGAGTGGGGTTTCGATATTGCTTTGATGGATAGCTATGGGGAAACCCTATTGAAGCAGCCATTAACGCTGCAATGTCCTACGCCTATCAATGTTAATTATTCTGCGCTATTTGACACAACCTCTGATCATAAACTACTACTTAACTGGCAGGTCGAGACAGGGCAAGCACAAACTATTATTGATGGTCCAAACCAGCCTTGGCAGTTAACAAGCGGAACACAGTCAGCTTGGGATACGTTTTTGTTTTATTTGTACCAAGGCATGATTCATATCTGGATAGGTCTTGATCATATTTTATTCGTGCTGACTCTCCTCCTGCATTTTGTGAACAAGCCTATCAAACCGCTGAGTAACGATGCTAAGCCAATAAGCCCAGTAAAATTAAAGTCCATGATTTGGCTCATAACAGGCTTCACAATAGCACACTCTATTACCCTAACCTTGACTTCATTAGGTTGGATATCCATTCCTTCAAAGTGGGCAGAAGTTGGGATCGCCATTTCTGTAGCTTATTCTGCACTTAACGTGATGACTCACTGGGTCAAGCAACTCATGCTCATGACTGTAGCATTTGGTTTATTGCACGGACTGGGGTTTGCAGGCGCACTAACTGAACTGGGTTTAAGTAAAAGCCATCAGTTAACCAGCATCATAGGGTTTAATTTAGGAGTTGAAATTGGTCAAGTTGCGATCATACTCGCGGCCATACCATTTCTATGGTTACTCAACAAAAAGGAAAAAGTCAGAAAGATTTCTGTGCCATTAATTTCTGTCGCTATATTGGCGCTAGGACTTATGTGGGTGTGGCAGAGAGTTTAA
- a CDS encoding Ig-like domain-containing protein has product MNTLKTFKYLAIVSSALALAACSDDDDGAPDMNQAPVASKLSIMTETDTPVMDELQAEDPDGDALSFVIINDPQSGTVELSNDGSFTYTPDSEFTGADVFTFIATDGQSNSATTEVDITVNVKQEVFSSYSREAYQKQPGDEPSGVNGREFIFDVTTTDTYQDLVQDGEQ; this is encoded by the coding sequence ATGAATACTTTGAAAACATTCAAGTATCTGGCAATCGTCTCCTCCGCTCTAGCCTTAGCGGCTTGTAGCGACGACGATGACGGGGCTCCTGACATGAATCAGGCGCCTGTAGCCAGCAAGCTTTCAATCATGACCGAAACAGATACACCGGTCATGGATGAACTGCAAGCGGAAGATCCTGATGGTGATGCTTTAAGCTTCGTTATCATTAATGATCCGCAATCTGGTACTGTAGAACTTAGCAATGATGGCAGCTTTACTTATACGCCTGACAGCGAGTTCACCGGAGCAGATGTATTCACTTTTATTGCGACCGACGGTCAGTCTAACAGTGCAACTACTGAAGTAGATATTACTGTAAACGTCAAGCAGGAAGTGTTTAGCTCTTACAGTCGAGAAGCCTATCAAAAACAACCAGGTGATGAACCATCTGGTGTCAATGGGCGAGAGTTTATATTCGACGTTACCACAACTGATACTTATCAGGACTTGGTTCAAGATGGCGAACAATAA
- a CDS encoding DUF4331 domain-containing protein, with product MKKHIITSAVCLCLTTAYIAQDAVASSHREAPNITRYPTLDSTDFYVFNSYESGRADYVTLIANYVPLQDAYGGPNYFALDPAANYNIHVDSDGDAVEDLTFQFKFDNNLAADGAGIQLAIGPDGDKKQIAIPLKNAGGISAGDSSVLNFIEQYSINLVEGPVNSGTKTSVTAAGGETTFTKPWDYIGDKTFSSAADYQAYADQYVYDISVPNCSQTGKAFVGQRSDAFAVNLGESFDLVNYVPVEGDSSPGAGDGNGFPGGITQDTANDDLRDKNVTTIALELPKSCLVGNGNGVIGAWTTAYVPQARIQNPNATFEKPEVNGGAMVQISRLSNPLVNEVVIGLPDKDKFSTTAPSGDGQFADYVTHPSFPELLNILFKDAVNNTLGTNFETIAPTNFPREDLLATFLTGFPGVNQQATVTPSEMLRLNTAIPAVPASQQSPYGVVGDDLAGFPNGRRPGDDVVDIALRVVMGRLCYEFPVNGTPTNLGYCSPSDANVGNAPFTDGAPLSADDVDESFPYLKTPLAGSPN from the coding sequence ATGAAGAAGCACATTATAACAAGCGCGGTTTGCTTATGCTTAACCACCGCTTATATAGCACAGGATGCGGTCGCTTCAAGTCACCGCGAAGCACCAAACATTACACGCTACCCGACACTTGATTCTACCGATTTTTATGTTTTTAATAGCTACGAATCAGGTCGTGCGGACTATGTTACGTTAATCGCAAACTATGTTCCACTTCAGGACGCTTACGGCGGCCCGAATTACTTTGCTTTAGACCCAGCAGCCAATTATAACATTCATGTTGATAGTGATGGTGATGCGGTCGAAGACTTAACGTTCCAGTTTAAATTTGATAATAACTTAGCCGCTGACGGTGCTGGTATCCAGCTCGCTATCGGTCCGGATGGCGACAAAAAACAGATTGCTATTCCACTTAAAAATGCTGGTGGCATTTCAGCAGGCGATAGCTCTGTACTTAACTTTATCGAACAGTACAGCATTAACCTCGTTGAAGGTCCGGTTAATTCAGGTACTAAAACTTCGGTTACTGCAGCAGGCGGTGAAACTACATTCACCAAGCCTTGGGATTATATTGGTGATAAAACCTTTTCATCTGCCGCTGACTACCAAGCTTACGCTGATCAGTACGTATACGACATTAGCGTACCGAACTGTTCACAAACAGGTAAAGCTTTCGTCGGTCAACGTTCTGACGCTTTCGCAGTCAATCTAGGCGAAAGTTTTGACTTAGTAAACTATGTCCCAGTTGAAGGTGATAGCTCTCCAGGTGCTGGCGATGGTAATGGTTTCCCTGGCGGTATCACTCAAGATACAGCTAACGATGATCTTCGTGACAAGAACGTCACTACCATTGCACTAGAACTACCCAAAAGCTGCTTAGTCGGTAATGGTAACGGTGTTATCGGTGCTTGGACCACGGCTTATGTCCCACAAGCCCGTATTCAGAATCCAAACGCTACGTTTGAGAAGCCTGAAGTTAACGGCGGTGCTATGGTACAGATTTCACGTTTGAGTAACCCTCTTGTGAACGAAGTGGTTATTGGACTTCCTGATAAAGACAAGTTCTCTACTACCGCTCCAAGTGGTGACGGTCAGTTTGCTGATTATGTCACTCACCCAAGTTTCCCCGAGTTACTAAACATCTTGTTTAAAGATGCGGTTAACAACACTCTTGGGACTAACTTTGAGACAATTGCGCCAACAAACTTCCCAAGGGAAGATCTATTGGCAACCTTCCTAACAGGTTTCCCAGGTGTTAACCAACAAGCAACTGTTACGCCATCTGAGATGCTACGTCTTAATACTGCCATTCCAGCGGTTCCAGCATCACAACAATCACCTTATGGTGTCGTTGGTGATGACCTAGCAGGCTTCCCTAACGGACGTCGTCCGGGTGATGACGTGGTGGATATTGCTCTACGTGTTGTAATGGGTCGGTTGTGTTATGAGTTTCCAGTCAATGGTACTCCAACCAATCTAGGCTACTGCTCACCATCAGATGCTAATGTCGGTAATGCGCCATTTACAGACGGTGCGCCTTTATCAGCAGATGATGTGGACGAGAGCTTCCCATACTTAAAAACTCCACTAGCTGGTTCACCTAACTAA
- a CDS encoding TonB-dependent receptor, whose translation MKVKLCTLPFLVTASIAMANDEATDALSSTPNYEVMIIEGQRINLIGSSQSASEGVIGQVELSQRPMLRTGEILETVPGLVVTQHSGSGKANQYFLRGFNLDHGTDFATSIDGMPINMRSHGHGQGYTDLNFIIEEAVKTITYKKGAYYADVGDFSGAGTALISTQNRVEQGFVELTLGEDSYQELTTVNSFQQEDVSWLYAVNVNYYDGPWTDIEEDLKRKNVWLKRSQTFQDLTFDTTLMLYDNSWNSADQIPQRAVEREIIDELGSLDTTVGGNSDRYSLNFQWYTDNFNANVYAIQYGLNLWSNFTYFLDDENNGDQFEQVDERVIYGGSFNYTLPFNNSFLTHQFGAEARYDDIDEVGLYKTQDRQRLGVVRSDTIGQLSLGAFYEATMNWTSTLKSVVGVRYDYYDFDVSSLPESNVNGVNLTHNDGQDTDDLLSAKASLIYSINSEWETYLSAGQGFHSNDARGVTGKVDPATGQPIDSVDPLVRSLGYELGIRGFITDRLNTSLSLWTLDLDSELLFVGDAGNTEANGATERYGLELTAYYRIDDTWSLDMEYAYTDAQYSNVAVGEGDHVPGAIEHVLQAGISANFANGWFMNTRIRYFGERPLEETGKITSDSSTLANFRLGFRQDNWSFKADILNAFDSNDHDIDYYYASRLSSESSGVATEDVHYHVLEPRTVRLSATYHF comes from the coding sequence ATGAAAGTGAAATTGTGTACACTACCTTTTTTGGTTACTGCCTCGATAGCGATGGCGAATGATGAAGCTACCGATGCTTTATCTTCCACACCAAACTATGAAGTGATGATTATAGAGGGGCAAAGAATCAACCTTATTGGCAGCTCACAATCTGCTTCGGAGGGTGTCATTGGGCAAGTAGAACTGTCGCAACGACCAATGCTCAGAACTGGCGAGATACTAGAAACGGTTCCAGGTCTTGTCGTCACGCAGCACAGTGGCTCAGGTAAAGCTAACCAATATTTTCTTCGAGGTTTCAATTTAGATCACGGAACGGACTTTGCAACGTCTATTGATGGTATGCCTATAAACATGCGAAGCCATGGGCATGGTCAAGGTTATACCGATTTAAACTTTATTATTGAGGAAGCAGTAAAAACCATCACCTATAAGAAAGGGGCTTATTATGCTGATGTCGGGGATTTCAGTGGCGCTGGAACAGCATTAATAAGTACGCAAAATAGAGTGGAGCAAGGGTTTGTTGAGTTAACACTAGGAGAGGATAGTTACCAAGAATTAACCACGGTTAACTCTTTTCAACAGGAGGACGTATCATGGTTGTACGCAGTAAATGTTAACTATTATGATGGTCCTTGGACGGATATTGAGGAAGATCTCAAGAGAAAAAATGTATGGCTAAAGCGCAGTCAAACATTTCAAGATCTGACATTCGATACAACGCTCATGCTTTACGACAATAGCTGGAATAGCGCAGATCAAATCCCTCAAAGAGCCGTTGAGCGGGAGATCATTGATGAGCTTGGGTCGTTAGACACGACTGTCGGTGGTAATTCAGATCGTTATAGCCTTAATTTCCAATGGTATACCGATAACTTCAATGCAAATGTCTATGCCATTCAGTATGGCTTGAATTTATGGTCAAACTTTACTTATTTTCTTGATGATGAAAATAATGGTGATCAATTTGAGCAGGTTGACGAGCGGGTAATTTATGGTGGCTCTTTCAACTATACTCTACCGTTTAACAACTCTTTTTTAACGCATCAATTCGGAGCCGAAGCTCGATATGATGATATTGATGAGGTTGGACTTTATAAAACACAAGATCGGCAACGTCTCGGAGTCGTTCGTAGCGATACTATTGGGCAGCTAAGCTTGGGCGCCTTCTATGAGGCAACGATGAATTGGACTTCAACTCTCAAGAGTGTGGTCGGCGTGCGTTATGATTACTACGATTTTGATGTCAGTAGTTTACCCGAGTCTAATGTTAATGGAGTTAATCTAACCCATAATGATGGACAAGATACGGATGATTTACTGTCAGCTAAAGCCAGTTTGATTTATTCCATCAATTCAGAGTGGGAGACTTATTTATCGGCAGGACAGGGATTCCATTCCAATGATGCACGTGGAGTAACGGGTAAGGTTGATCCAGCTACTGGACAGCCTATCGACAGTGTTGATCCATTAGTACGGTCTTTGGGTTACGAGTTAGGTATCAGGGGCTTCATTACCGATCGACTGAATACGTCACTATCACTTTGGACACTCGATTTAGATAGCGAGTTACTGTTTGTGGGAGATGCGGGCAATACTGAAGCCAATGGTGCGACTGAACGCTATGGATTAGAGTTGACCGCGTACTATCGAATTGATGACACTTGGTCATTGGATATGGAGTATGCATACACGGATGCTCAATATAGCAATGTTGCTGTGGGCGAAGGCGACCATGTGCCTGGTGCGATAGAGCATGTGTTACAGGCAGGCATTAGTGCGAATTTTGCCAATGGTTGGTTTATGAATACTCGTATTCGATATTTTGGTGAAAGACCACTCGAAGAAACAGGGAAGATTACTTCTGACTCCAGTACCTTAGCTAACTTCCGACTCGGCTTCAGGCAGGATAATTGGAGCTTTAAAGCTGATATTCTTAATGCTTTTGATAGCAATGATCATGATATTGATTACTATTATGCGTCACGACTATCATCAGAGTCTTCGGGCGTCGCTACAGAAGACGTTCACTACCATGTCTTAGAGCCTAGAACAGTCAGGTTATCAGCCACTTATCATTTCTAA
- a CDS encoding 2OG-Fe(II) oxygenase, translating to MATTNTMSPENSLLFDNIANDLSKKGYSVNYNALPQQLSLELLDQLHVMSRKEFDAAGIGRQQDHMVDNSVRTDEICWIDGSSDAGEKWLAWSSELREYLNSQLFLGLFSFESHFAHYGPGDFYKRHLDAFKGQSNRVLSIVVYLNVDWQPEDGGELVLYKDEEDAEGFKVNPSLGTVVAFLSEQFPHEVLPAAHDRYSIAGWYRLNTSQPDRVDPPR from the coding sequence ATGGCTACGACTAACACGATGTCACCTGAGAACTCTTTGTTGTTTGATAATATCGCTAACGATTTGAGTAAGAAGGGATACAGTGTCAATTACAATGCACTGCCACAACAGCTCTCTCTGGAGTTGCTAGACCAACTTCATGTCATGAGCCGTAAAGAGTTCGATGCTGCTGGGATAGGCCGCCAACAGGACCATATGGTCGATAATTCGGTAAGAACCGATGAGATATGCTGGATTGATGGCAGTTCAGATGCTGGTGAGAAGTGGCTAGCGTGGTCGTCAGAGCTGCGTGAATACCTAAACTCTCAACTTTTTCTAGGGCTCTTTTCCTTTGAGAGTCACTTTGCACACTATGGGCCTGGTGACTTTTATAAGCGCCACCTCGATGCCTTTAAAGGTCAATCTAACCGTGTGCTATCGATCGTGGTCTATTTGAATGTCGACTGGCAGCCGGAAGATGGTGGCGAGTTAGTTCTCTATAAGGATGAGGAAGACGCTGAAGGTTTCAAAGTTAACCCTAGCCTCGGCACTGTGGTGGCTTTCTTAAGTGAACAGTTTCCACATGAAGTCTTGCCTGCGGCTCATGATCGATATTCAATCGCGGGTTGGTATCGCCTCAATACCAGTCAGCCAGATCGGGTTGACCCTCCACGTTAG
- the purE gene encoding 5-(carboxyamino)imidazole ribonucleotide mutase, whose product MKVGIIMGSKSDWPTMQHAADMLDKFGVEYETKVVSAHRTPQLLADYASSAAERGIKVIIAGAGGAAHLPGMAAAFTSLPVLGVPVKSKALNGVDSLLSICQMPKGVAVGTLAIGDAGAANAGLLAAQILGCQQPQLLEKIDQFRSEQTNTILANPNPAE is encoded by the coding sequence ATGAAAGTAGGTATTATAATGGGCTCAAAGTCAGATTGGCCCACCATGCAACATGCGGCAGACATGCTTGATAAATTCGGCGTTGAGTATGAAACCAAGGTCGTTTCAGCTCACCGCACTCCTCAACTACTAGCTGACTATGCATCCTCTGCAGCTGAGCGCGGTATTAAGGTTATCATTGCCGGAGCCGGCGGTGCAGCACATCTTCCTGGTATGGCGGCAGCTTTCACTTCATTGCCAGTACTCGGCGTTCCGGTAAAATCTAAAGCCTTAAATGGTGTCGATTCGTTGCTGTCAATTTGTCAAATGCCAAAAGGCGTCGCGGTGGGCACCCTAGCCATTGGAGACGCTGGAGCTGCAAACGCAGGGTTACTAGCGGCACAAATTTTAGGCTGTCAGCAGCCACAGTTGCTCGAAAAAATTGACCAGTTCCGCAGCGAGCAAACAAACACCATTTTGGCCAACCCTAACCCAGCTGAATAA
- a CDS encoding 5-(carboxyamino)imidazole ribonucleotide synthase: MQMLVLGAGQLARMMALVATPLDIHIRAYDVNSEQVLHPVTGERYEQNLTQAIEASDRITAEFEHVPADVLALCEQSGKFFPGRKAIECGGDRAKEKALLDGAGVPSAPYVLVTEHRHLEQAISDLGLPLVIKTCQAGYDGKGQWRLKSTDQADDIWQEMKAFLDKDATHSIICEKMIPFDREVSVIGARDAQGNVKVYPVTENEHTNGVLTLSVAGIVNKNIQAQAVDAYNKVAKALDYVGVLAIEFFEVEGELLVNEIAPRVHNSGHWTQQGAFCCQFENHVRAVAGLPLGSTDLMQPSAMINVLGQDAIPQQVLATPGVRSHWYGKTVKPGRKMGHINVSANSLYELGERLSELQAHLSEQDYPGIKARAQQLKSS, encoded by the coding sequence ATGCAAATGTTAGTACTCGGTGCAGGGCAGCTAGCGCGGATGATGGCGCTGGTAGCCACCCCTTTAGATATTCATATTCGAGCCTACGATGTTAACAGTGAGCAAGTATTGCATCCTGTGACCGGTGAGCGTTATGAGCAAAACTTGACACAAGCAATTGAAGCCAGCGACCGTATCACGGCTGAGTTTGAGCATGTTCCAGCAGATGTGTTGGCGCTATGTGAGCAAAGCGGTAAGTTTTTTCCAGGCAGAAAAGCTATCGAATGTGGCGGAGATCGCGCTAAAGAGAAAGCCTTGCTGGATGGCGCGGGTGTGCCAAGCGCTCCGTACGTACTTGTAACCGAACATCGCCACTTAGAACAAGCTATCAGTGACCTAGGGCTACCTTTGGTTATTAAAACATGTCAGGCAGGCTACGACGGCAAGGGGCAGTGGCGTTTAAAAAGCACTGATCAAGCTGACGACATCTGGCAAGAAATGAAAGCCTTTTTAGATAAAGATGCGACGCATAGTATTATTTGTGAAAAGATGATTCCGTTCGATCGCGAGGTCTCAGTCATCGGCGCACGTGATGCCCAGGGTAATGTTAAAGTTTACCCTGTGACTGAAAATGAGCACACTAATGGTGTCTTGACACTGTCAGTGGCGGGTATTGTTAATAAAAATATTCAGGCCCAAGCGGTTGATGCATATAACAAGGTAGCCAAAGCACTGGATTATGTGGGTGTATTGGCAATCGAGTTTTTTGAAGTTGAAGGCGAGTTGTTGGTTAATGAAATTGCGCCAAGAGTGCACAACTCTGGTCACTGGACACAACAAGGTGCTTTCTGTTGTCAGTTCGAAAATCATGTGCGTGCGGTTGCTGGCTTGCCGTTGGGCAGTACCGACTTAATGCAACCGAGTGCGATGATAAATGTGCTTGGTCAAGACGCTATTCCTCAGCAAGTATTGGCCACGCCAGGCGTTCGAAGCCACTGGTATGGCAAGACGGTAAAACCAGGGCGTAAAATGGGGCATATCAATGTCAGCGCCAACAGCCTATATGAGCTAGGAGAGCGCCTTAGCGAATTGCAAGCGCACCTCAGTGAGCAGGATTACCCTGGTATTAAAGCGCGAGCTCAGCAGCTAAAAAGCAGTTAG
- a CDS encoding PP2C family protein-serine/threonine phosphatase, which produces MSEQNNKRLESAMLSHKGVSRENNDDKVYGSSELGLWLLSDGVGGLKQGEQASLYTVKEIRKSIANGSNLFNAVHSAHSVIKAYNRHEEEERGATVVAVHSKGDSYDIAWVGDSRAYLWNEVTGELSQLTEDHTLVQKLLNAGLLEQSQVKHHPKRHVITQCLGIENDHQLDIGFLTREWDYGEHLLLASDGLYDELSRTELIGALRMQRDNQAKVEYMVSLACKNGGSDNVSVILVSSPIKKARKKKKKSFIEQIKELLKIG; this is translated from the coding sequence ATGTCAGAGCAAAATAATAAGCGCCTTGAGTCGGCGATGCTGTCTCATAAGGGTGTGTCTCGCGAGAATAATGACGATAAAGTTTACGGCTCTTCAGAGCTTGGGTTGTGGCTGCTGTCAGATGGTGTCGGTGGGCTTAAGCAAGGTGAGCAAGCCAGCTTATATACCGTGAAAGAGATCCGTAAGTCGATTGCTAATGGTTCTAATTTATTCAACGCTGTTCACTCTGCTCACTCCGTGATTAAAGCCTATAATCGGCATGAGGAAGAAGAACGAGGAGCAACAGTTGTCGCTGTTCATTCTAAAGGTGATAGTTATGATATTGCATGGGTTGGAGACAGCCGTGCTTACCTCTGGAATGAAGTGACTGGAGAACTATCTCAGCTGACAGAAGATCATACCTTGGTGCAAAAATTACTCAATGCGGGCTTACTCGAGCAATCGCAGGTAAAGCATCATCCCAAACGCCACGTTATAACCCAATGTTTGGGAATCGAGAATGACCATCAATTAGATATTGGCTTTTTGACTCGAGAATGGGATTATGGGGAGCACCTTTTACTGGCTAGTGATGGTTTATATGATGAACTGTCTCGGACAGAGCTAATAGGTGCTTTACGCATGCAACGTGATAACCAAGCAAAAGTAGAGTATATGGTATCCCTTGCATGTAAAAATGGGGGTAGCGATAATGTTTCTGTAATTCTTGTTTCATCGCCGATAAAAAAAGCGAGAAAGAAGAAGAAAAAGAGTTTTATTGAGCAAATCAAAGAATTATTAAAAATAGGTTAA
- a CDS encoding FHA domain-containing protein, whose protein sequence is MSSQDSSKNKPEPTKGYREDKAGPQGTLVFDSKEVDRMIAAEIQKLEDDGTKIPALLATTKPHAGTAFILDYGKNVIGRGKGNSVTIYDPAASSTHAQITYYNGEWKILNLLSSNGTIVNGEKISERELTFGDKIQVGHTEFLFTLVDSQEEEDDEKAEINWMLVGSLGIAALLLIGVLIWLFL, encoded by the coding sequence ATGTCGTCACAAGATTCGTCAAAAAACAAACCCGAGCCGACAAAGGGGTATAGAGAAGATAAGGCTGGGCCACAGGGAACACTTGTTTTTGACTCTAAAGAAGTCGATAGGATGATAGCTGCTGAAATTCAAAAACTAGAAGATGATGGAACTAAAATCCCTGCTTTGTTAGCTACAACGAAGCCTCATGCGGGTACAGCGTTTATTTTGGACTACGGGAAAAATGTCATTGGGCGTGGGAAAGGCAACAGTGTGACGATTTATGATCCCGCAGCGTCGTCAACGCATGCCCAAATTACTTATTACAACGGTGAGTGGAAAATTCTTAACTTATTGTCTTCTAACGGAACTATTGTTAACGGCGAGAAAATTTCAGAGCGTGAGTTAACGTTTGGTGACAAAATCCAAGTTGGTCATACGGAGTTCTTGTTTACGCTTGTTGATTCACAAGAAGAAGAGGACGATGAGAAAGCTGAAATAAACTGGATGTTGGTGGGGTCTCTGGGCATAGCTGCGTTGTTACTCATCGGTGTACTCATCTGGTTGTTCCTATAA